AGTTCTTGCTTCTTTCTGACTTTGTTTCTCTCCAAGTCCTTAAGTGTAACTTTATTTCAATCACAGTGACTTGCTCtcattataaaaatattgtaaacaataatcTAGTCTAACATTAAAATATAGTATTGTCTACAATATTTTTAACAGGAGCAAGTCCCTGTGTTTCAATACAGTGTCTGTCACTTGGAATGAAAATCAAACTAGCGGACACTGCCGGACAACTTTTGTAACTTACCAGgcaaatttttgttgttttatttttttgtatgaaGCTTTTAGAATAAATGTTGATCAACTGATTTCCatagtttatatttacaaaacacaTCCCCCTGGTTTGATCCTCTTCCTTACATTCTCTGACATTTTCTTCCCTTTGACATCCCGTGATAATTTTTACCATTGCCATAATCATGACTTTTTAACAgttttgtcaacaactttcgtgTTTGGACAAACCACAATGCCATTGTAGGATAGTGATCAGTTAAAAGCTTCACAGTACACACTCTGATAGGACAAATGAAACGTTTCAGAGATTCAGAATACAGACTACACAACCGGACTTTTTCCAACTGTACAAAACAGAAATAGATTGCTGTAAAACTTGgtcaaaatattggaaatcacTCATGAATATTAGATTCCTGGATTCATAATAGCAGAATTCCACTAAATAGTGGAACAGAATCATCACTGCAACAaccaatttttcattttcatatacaaGTACTCTAAATAAATAATTCTGGTGCAATAACTGCCGATATCATCCAATTCTAAACTTAAATCATCCTACAAATTCACCTTCATCTGACATCTGTTCATCAATTGCTGTGCCAGCATTTCTTTCTCTGTACTTCAGTCCTTCAGCATGTCGTTGTAAACCTTCCTGAATGACCTGATGTAATGGTTGATCCTGTAAAAGTTACAAATGCTGATAAAGACAAAGCTCTGATCAATACGAACCAGTAACATTAAAATTCTGTCCTTTACAGAAAATTCTCTATCTTTAATATGCTCTCTAAGGCACTGTTATGGTATGTTAAAATTTGACTTACATATTGTCCATCAGGTTCATGGACAGTTGAATCGTCACTTGGATACAGTCGAGCCACTTTTTCCTCTAGAATATCTGTTCCCCTAAAGCTGCAGTAGTCCTGGATGGCTTGGAGCCACCACCAGAAGGCATCACGGCAATTAAAGCGAGCACCTTTTCCCTCGTTAAGTAAATTAGGAATTAGGCCATGTCGTAAACAACCTCCATAAGCCATTATTATCAACCTGGTAAAGACAGTCAGACgtataaatacataaatattttcaaagaaactaAAATCACATTTCCCCCCAGGCTTTTATTTCTTCACAGTAGAATTATTTAAGTTTTAATTCTAACCACCAAGTAATTACATTAAAAACAATGCAACAAGATTCTGTTTTACAATTACTCAATAAAAATCCTAATAATCTCAAATAAAACAGAATTGGAAGACATACTTAGCATCATCATATCTGCCTGTTAGCAACAGTAAACCTCGCAGAGAAATAAACGTATCTCTTCCCCAGTTCCTCATGTAACCACTGGCAAAATGGGGAAATCCTAATGTTAGAAAATACACACATTAATCAGGCGAATAACTACTAGGTCTACAGGAATAGGGCAGAATAATTTCACGACAACATGTAGTTGGTTTTCATACCAGCAGCCAATGACAGAGGATGATCTACGTCAACATTTGGAGTTGTTGATTTCATAGTCAGAGATAACTTGGGAAGCTTTGCATTCTTGACATATCCACAGAACTGAAGGCTTCCCAAGGACAGCATCTGTACAAAGGTTGAACCATCCTGGATGAACCTGCAAGAAAATCCTGTAATCAAGAACATGTTCATATGGATGGATAAAagtatgtatatacaaaatcttgtaatcaagaACATTTTTATAAGGAGAGATAAAAGTATGTATTATAtacaaaatcttgtaatcaagaACATTTTTATAAGGAGAGATAAAAGTATGTATTATAtacaaaatcttgtaatcaagaACCTGTTCGTAAGGAGAaataaagtatatacaatgCCTTGTctatatattttgcatgtaaTTACCAATCAtttaaatatgttcaaaattGAAGCAATACTTTGCATTTGATGGTTTTCAAACACAACAAAATATGGAaaaaatttcatatacatgCAAACACAAGACAAAGGGAAATCTTTCATATCCACTGGAGCTGTCCTGAAACTGATCATGTTATTCCAAGTACATAGTACTTTTTTAAGATAACCTTTACACAAGAAACTATTTATTTCGTGTTGTTCACACAGCCATCACCACAGTACAACCACTGTGTTCACTTACTCAGACATGAGCTTTGTGGTCTGGTCTCTCAGTACTACATATGCCCCTGTAATCACTGTATCAAAATAGCATGGAACCAAGAACCTAGGGATGTCGTTTAAATTTCCCAACACACCAGCAAACCACTCACCAAGCTGAAAGACGAAAATGTGCAGTGTAGAATGTTGATTTCATAAAATCAGTTCATAGAGAACAATGATTTGTATATGATTATAAACCAACACATCTCTATAAAGTAAGGCAAACGAACATACCAACTTCTTTTGTATTGTACTATGATATAAAGTATCTCTGGATACTAACATATCAAGTGTGTACATACTTTAAAGACATTGTGATTTTGAAATGTTCTAAGCTTTTAAATgcaaataatgaaatatcattaagtTTAAGGATTCTTTTctataaaaagaaagaaatttatCATATTACATATTATAAATCATTCAGTTATACTACTTTAATTTTTATAGTTTTACTTTGAAACACCTCAACATTTAGTAGTTTGAAAAGTGTTTCGTACAGATGTACAGAGTACTTGTACAATGTAATCATTTATTACAATCCCATGAGATACGTTAAACGAGAAGTTTGTACATAGAAATACTAACATCTCGAGTGTTTGGGTGAACTTTCAACCTGTTAGCCACATAATCTGACAACCAGTTTCCTTCCCTCAGGTTATTACATAGTGGATGTCCCAAGTCATTGTTTGGACGCACATGTGCCAACACAGCCATTAGTCCTGGAAAATAAACAATTCTAGTGACGTCTCTGAAAGtttcatgtaaaataaacaattctAGTGACGTCTCTGAAAGtttcatgtaaaataaacaattctAGTGACGTCTCTGAAAGTTTCATGGAAAATAAACAATTCTAGTGACGTCTCTGAAAGTTTCATAGAAAATAAACAATTCTAGTGATGTCTCTGAAAGtttcatgtaaaataaacaattctAGTGATGTCTCTGAAAGTTTTATTGAAGATATCTGTAATTAATCTAGCAGTTCCTAAGATACCTTTTCTGATCTATAATTAATCTAGCgattcctagataccttttctgttttataattaatctagcagttcctagataccttttctGTTTTATAATTAATCTAGCgattcctagataccttttctGATCTATAATCAATCTAGCAGTTCCCAAGATACCTTTTCTGATCTATAATTAATCTAGTgattcctagataccttttctGTTTTATAATTAATCTAGCgattcctagataccttttctGATCTATAATCAATCTAGCAGTTCCCAAGATACCTTTTCTGATCTATAATTAATCTAGTgattcctagataccttttctGTTTTATAATTAATCTAGCgattcctagataccttttctGATCTATAATCAATCTAGCAGTTCCCAAGATACCTTTAATCATCATTTACCACATCTCATTACTTGGCAAAAGAAACAAAAAGCATGACCTACCTCTTAGTCCACAGTAAACCATGGGCCCATACCCAGGAATGTCGTAAGCTCCAAAGCCATTTCCATCAGCTGCCTCCTCAGAATCACACCGATATAGCACAATATTCAGATCCGATAACGAGAGTTTACTGACAATTGCGTGGAAATTACTGCTGTCGAATGTCTTATCAAACATAGTCCTCCCACTGTACGATCTCATTAAATATCCAAACTGGCTTACTCCACGGCGAATTTTTAGAATTGCATTCTTAGCTTTGTGTGGAAGAACCTGTCTATTAAATAGAAAAGCATATCTTGTTCATACCTTTAAAGACTGTAAGAAGCATAAAATTTTATTACCAGAATATTCTTATTcagaattgaaataaatttaacaATCCAACCCAAATGCTGCTCTACAAAATGTGTTGCTCTTCAAAATCGTAGagtaaatcattaaaatttttaCAACCAATATTAAAGGATAATAATTTCTGACTAAAACAAAACTGACTTACTTGAAAACTACCACAGAACCCGGAGGAAAGGAATGGAAGTCCACTTCTGAGGAGTCGCCCTGCTTCCTTATTTTGATTGATTCACTTGCACTGGTTTCTAACTTTTCTTTTATGTCCAGATAGTAATTTGGGAGACCATTGATAAAATTGGGGTTCTTTTCGTACTTGAAACCTTCAGTTTCACTAAACTTGGCTTCAAATACTATTTCTGTTATTTCTCCTGCAAATAAATTTGATATGTTGCATGTACCTTcaacaaattttgatttaaactAAATTATCTTCCCAAAGTCTTGACtgtttttttattcattgaaaCATTGTAGAGtttatacaaattatacatgtacagtacttcacattttacaatgaccatgattttttaaaataaagtaaaaccATGCTTTAAGTGTGAGAGAAAAATACGATTTAGGccataaaatattaattaatttgGTTTTCAGGTCTACACGCATCTGTTTAAATAATGTGCATTAAACATTCTTTACCctttaatgaataaaattcctctcaAGTGCTCTCCctatgccaaaaaaaaaaaattaaaaagaattttttttaactctcTCTCTGTAAAACATTTAACTGGTAGAGTGTATAAGACTTTTCCAATGCTTGCACTACGCTGGAACCGTTAAAAAAACCCATCCTCCCTCATCTCTCTATGGCAAATTGGCCTAAGAACcaaataattaattttctttggCCTTCTCATATAACTGTTGTTCATGACCACTGTATTTCTGTTTCTGATAAAACTGAGCACCTATTGGGATACATTCTGTAACATACGAATACTAACCATCTACGTGTAGTGGCCTAATGTAGCCAGTTTCCTTTGGATTTTGTGGATTTTGGAATGCTGTTCGAGCCACCATGACATATGACTCGTGGTTATGGGGATTGTGTCGTGTTATTGCTACCGTGTCGTGCGACAGCTGATCTACATACACCTACAGGAAATATAAGAAAGATGGATAGTGCTGTGCATGAAAATTCtcctcatacatgtacattgtacgtCATGTGCAATATATAAGCCAAAATCAAAGTTACCTCAGAATACCCAGTTACACCGAGGTGGTAATGAAGTTTATTTAAGATCTTCTTCCCAGCTGTGATTCCAAATTTATCATTCATAAATGGTGGCTCTGGAAAGTCCCAAGTTGCCCAAGACATATACAATCTCTCCTCCTTCACAACATGAATCTGTGAAGTTGTGTTAAAAAAAGCATAATTGATTATCAAACGACATAAACTGGCTCTGCGACAGCTGTTGATTCGTGAAAGAGTTTACTAAGATTATGCTGCTATAATTACTAATACTGCTGTTCTTACATGATGTGGAACCAGTTGATCGTATCCTCGGTTACTGCCTGTAGCACAGCAAGCCATGGAAACAATGGCTGCTGATGGAAACGGGTCAAACGGACTTCTTCTCTACAAATGAAGAAATGTTTGTTTAAATTTACAGTGCCAAAAACTTTTATTTcagacattaaaaaaaaatttgagtaCTGCAAATACTGAATATATGGCTTTAATCTTAGTGTGATGCAGTTTAAACACTTCTAAAAGCACACTCCAAATCACACACATGATcaaaaaaactttcaaatagTGAAATACCTGTACAGGTAAACTTCGATATCTCGAACTTGTTAGGACCAAAGAAAACCTTCCGAGATATCCGAGGGTTCGAGAAATCAAAGTTAATGAATTTGACACCAATACTGTGTCAAATATGTTGCATGTCAGCGggttttttccttatataactggtaccgataaatggtaccattcccaatgccaaaaaccgtacatttttcccaattttgagactaaaaattcccaatttaatTGCCGAAAAATAGACATCTGATATCGTAATTCACTTTGTCCAAAATGTtgtacgagttaactaaaatgtttacttccggtattaaatcgaaagtacaaaACATGGCAGTGCGCGTGTTGTAGAGCTacgattattttaaaatgagcCTAGGGCGATTCTTTATGTCTCACAACAGgaaatattaccgtaaaaaagtttgtaaggagatgaatacttcttgttttgttgtctttttccttttcttttagttgaaatcatttgctgatacattggtagaaaattcccaatttgttcgattttgatgctatttttcTCTATCGAATCagtaccggtaccagtaccagtgggtagaaaaaaatcactgcatgttttatttgacaggtaaataaacACACCTTTTAAAAGCGGTAAAGTTTTAGTTAGAAGTTAGGGATTCTTTTTGATACGTTTGCATTTGCAGGTATATTGTATATCTATTACTTTATTTGATACTGCAACACTTACATTTTACGAATTTTGGTCGTTTATCATAGCGATAATCAGTTATCACGTTCAGTTCAGTATTTCTGATACCCGGATTTGTGTTACGCTTTGTAAATCATAAACCGATCACTGTTATAATGACAAAGACGGAAATGGGGAAATATTGCTGCATTGAATTTAGTGTCTTTTTCGACTTCTGTTATAGTCTGGAACTTTGTTTCCATTGTATGAACTTTATGATTCCTTTTTATACCACTGCCAGATAATCCAACTATACCCCGGGTTGGATATCGGGTCCTtcgttacatgtagattgctcATTAGATActgaagattttgaattttggtgCTGATATTTATACTTAAAAATAAGgtcttttattgtttaattcTTGATTTCTATATCACTTTGATGTGTTTATTGTTTACTTTGACTTGTAATAGCATGTGTAAGTGTCTATTACGACAAAATTGAATTCCTATTTCAGTACTCGTCCCCTTGTTGAATTATTGTGTCATCTTACGTATAAGTGTGCATGTCATGATCACCTCCAAACACCTAATCTGCATAAAGCTCCCAAATCAATAGCTTGGGACTAATGAGGCGTGATTATCGGCAGTGGTTTCATGAAGCCCATGCTAGACCCAACAGAAATGTCCAACAGGCTGTAAAATTAGCATAATGGGATGATTGTGTACTTCAGGTGTGAACTCAATGAAGCGAGAAACTCCTTGGACTTCGAGATAACATGTGATTTTAGCACTTGGGACAGTAAATCCTTTTCGAGATAAGCCAGGTATTCGAGATTTCCGTGTTCGAATTaccgtttttttttaaaaaatcatgaataTAGTAACACTGGCCGGGACTGTCGACTCACTTCAAGACATCCGTGGTATTCGATATATTGgtgtttacctgtatatatatttcctcTTTTTACCTACCTCTACTGGACTTTCATTGTCATGAGTTTGATCAAAGAAGAGAGCATGGGCAGTGGTGGGCAGCAGGGGCTGTACACGGGGCTGGATGAAGGATCCCACTGAAGTACCCCCATATTTGTACACCAGTCTGCCCTGGTCGTGACAGTCGCTGGCACTCATTGCCtctaataacaataataatgatCTTAATTCATAGATGCATACAACAAAGATTGAATGCAATTCAATAACATTCAGACTTATTATCCTCATACATGTCCCAAAACTTTTGTTTTACCTCGTATGAGAGAGTTAATTCCGAGTTTGTTCATAAAAATATTATCCACACTCTCATTCCCTGTAAACAACTCGGCCACTACATACAGGTCTGGTCTAATCTTACGAGCAGCATCCAAAACATACTGTAACAGATAAAGAAAATTCAGTCATTCTCTTAGCTAGTTCTGGTTATGTAGATAACAAAATTTGCccaataaaaatcaaatttgagaAGAAAGGCTGTAAGAATGAGAGTATCATGAAGGTATAGAACATCTACAGAGGAATTATTGCATTAGATGTGTACCTCAGCCACGTGGATAGGTGTGCTGTGACAGTTGTCTAACCTCACtccatgaaatattttaaccaTCGCCTCTGTGTAGTCCTTCATACGTTGCCACAAATAAGGACAATCCTTCGGCTCCTTACCGTACCTAAGTTTACAGCTGTCTCCCCAAGGTAACAACTCTCGCCGCAGGTAAACAGTCCTGTCTGtaagatatttcaaatgaagCAGTTTTTGGTATAAACTTTAATCTAATTCTTTTCACGTTTACAGTGCATGGGGTTAAAGGTCAAGTTACCTGGGTCAGCAAAGTTTTTGAGAGGATCATCTCCCATCACCCATCCATTGACAGCCATGATAAGCTTCCCAGAATCCCCATCCATATTAACTTCCTCTGATAACACTGTGCCATCGTAGGACTCGGGTTGTACAAAGTAACTGAAGATTAAAATGAATGCCAATTTAAAGTATATCTaagacaatttttaaataaacaagagatgtttgtaaaacatatatgccccccccccccctcctgtgcaaaattgaaaagggttat
This genomic window from Ostrea edulis chromosome 4, xbOstEdul1.1, whole genome shotgun sequence contains:
- the LOC125671502 gene encoding glycogen debranching enzyme-like; its protein translation is MHTKQIRVLTLNGGENRETTLYRLQKGWILRFNLGPSLFVSPVRIFSNHPTNKSVPFDRTKYTELEWNSPSGSKIDRHDVYAEAQINTAGSFNYYFTADGSKDKQHADGEGYFLVDPVLSFSTDDCEDEENEELSLDSIQCQSVISKLLGPFPEWEGRLKVSYETGYNMIHFTPIQELGQSNSAYSIRNQLCLNPIFNTENKTYGYDDVETLVNEMVRNWKILSMTDLVLNHTANDSPWLREHPECGYNLVNSPHLRPAYLVDRILLHFSIDVGDGKYESRGIPDIVDRMEHLEAINRVLHEDVFPYYKLHEFYTMDIEAVLREFKRAIEEARCVSSSKPQLELIQDPQFRRNTSTVDMDTALHLYNTDRPGVSSRAERIQRCCEEFRAKLEELNRHKFAEMQDHINAAISNFVANVKYRFVDGHGPRVGKVTAEEPLMWNYFVQPESYDGTVLSEEVNMDGDSGKLIMAVNGWVMGDDPLKNFADPDRTVYLRRELLPWGDSCKLRYGKEPKDCPYLWQRMKDYTEAMVKIFHGVRLDNCHSTPIHVAEYVLDAARKIRPDLYVVAELFTGNESVDNIFMNKLGINSLIREAMSASDCHDQGRLVYKYGGTSVGSFIQPRVQPLLPTTAHALFFDQTHDNESPVERRSPFDPFPSAAIVSMACCATGSNRGYDQLVPHHIHVVKEERLYMSWATWDFPEPPFMNDKFGITAGKKILNKLHYHLGVTGYSEVYVDQLSHDTVAITRHNPHNHESYVMVARTAFQNPQNPKETGYIRPLHVDGEITEIVFEAKFSETEGFKYEKNPNFINGLPNYYLDIKEKLETSASESIKIRKQGDSSEVDFHSFPPGSVVVFKQVLPHKAKNAILKIRRGVSQFGYLMRSYSGRTMFDKTFDSSNFHAIVSKLSLSDLNIVLYRCDSEEAADGNGFGAYDIPGYGPMVYCGLRGLMAVLAHVRPNNDLGHPLCNNLREGNWLSDYVANRLKVHPNTRDLGEWFAGVLGNLNDIPRFLVPCYFDTVITGAYVVLRDQTTKLMSEFIQDGSTFVQMLSLGSLQFCGYVKNAKLPKLSLTMKSTTPNVDVDHPLSLAAGFPHFASGYMRNWGRDTFISLRGLLLLTGRYDDAKLIIMAYGGCLRHGLIPNLLNEGKGARFNCRDAFWWWLQAIQDYCSFRGTDILEEKVARLYPSDDSTVHEPDGQYDQPLHQVIQEGLQRHAEGLKYRERNAGTAIDEQMSDEGFNNEIGVDWETGFVFGGNERNCGTWMDKMGSSVKAGTKGKPATPRSGSAVELVGLCMSALTWLENLADQKIYPYDGVSIIKDGVSTKKTFKEWSRLLKDNFEKHFWINVDPTAEYETHPELINRRGFYKDSYFAKPFWADFQLRPNFPVAMVVAPQLFPPEYAWTALAQAEDVLLGSLGMKTLDPRDWAYVGDYDNSNDTDDCKVAHGFNYHQGPEWVWPLGYFLRAKLYFAKILESKRKGLLKSTVSFIKTRLTPHYEHIMASPWQSLPELTNSNGRFCPSSCPAQAWSAACILEVLYDLEEVGMVDDIAPRRNSADLSQKTVLV